The genomic interval AGCATGATTATTTTGCGACTGAGATGATATCACTTCTCAAAATGGCTTGgcagatattttaaatagtaatctATAACTTTTAATATTGTATGTTTGTATATAGGATGGTTGCAGTTACTTTATCATGTGAAATTAGCCTCTGTGACTCTGCCTCAGTGATATGAAAGAGTGTTGCTTGCACAGAATTATGTCACTGCAACAACCTATCCTTGTTCCaagtgaaacttttttttttggagttttgatCTTTCAAATCAGTTTTGTTTCAGCATTATTTATTCTTGCCTGTGTAAGGTCTAACCTATTcaattgaaatgatttatgtAATTCACACAACTACTATTCTTGATTAGATTTTCATAACGTCAATTGGGTTTTTTCACAATTTGTGCTGCACTTCTACTATGTTTGGTTGTTCCTGAAAGAAGCACCTTCTTGTTGCGTATATAGTCTCACATACTGTGGTTGACACAGTATACTTTGTTTTGTGTTATTTGGTTTTTAAGTTATTCCATCATAACCTCATGATTGTGGGCAAACATTCTTGTCAATATTTGCTAATTTGCATCTTTTGTAGAGGAATCTGAAACAGACAGTGAAGGATCAGACGTTAGTGGTTCTGATGGTGATGACACATCTTGGATATCATGGTTTTGCAATCTGCGAGGAAATGAATTCTTTTGTGAAGTAGATGATGATTATATACAAGATGATTTTAACCTGTGTGGGTTAAGCAGTCAAGTTCCTTATTACGATTATGcacttgatttgattttggatGTTGAATCGTCTCATGGTAAGCATATCTTCTTGCTTTTAAAATTAGCCATTTGCTTGTggtgatcattttattttgtttaagttCATCACTTTAATGCTTCTATTTTGTTGAAGCATTCCATGATATATTTGTATCCTTTTTTATTGCGCttctcatataatttatttttcttctcttttgttcCTGTCTCTTTATTTCCTGATAGTTTGAACTGTATGGTGACATGTCCAGTTATAATCACTCATTCAATTGTCAATTTGAATATTGGGCACTTTCCCTTGGTTGGAATTATACAGGTGATATGTTTACAGAGGAACAGAATGAGTTAGTTGAATCGGCAGCTGAGATGCTCTATGGTCTGATTCATTTCAGATATATATTGACAAGCAAAGGAATGACTGCTATGGTGAGATTTTTCAACTTGGTTTACtattttgcattgcatgcatTCATGTCTGTAAACTTTTGGCTCTGGCTAGAATGACATTTTAGGAACTTTTTTATAGTTAGAAAAGTACAAAAACTATGACTTTGGGAGATGCCCAAGAGTTTACTGCTGTGGACAACCCTGCCTCCCAGTTGGTCAATCAGATATTCCTCGGTCAAGCACGGTAAAGATATACTGCCCCAGATGTGAAGATATCTACTACCCTCGATCCAAATATCAAGGTAGTATCCTATATACAGTTGAACCTGTAGTTGCAACTGCTTACTGCATATATCCAGGTGGTGTCAACACGTGCTCTTGTTGATatgcaccccccccccccccccccttccctcctttctttcattttctccccttttcccctctttttctttcctttttttggcTTTTCGCACTTCTGTCTGTCTATTAGTCACACTAGAATGAGCCCCTTCTtgttatttctatatttatcataattatttttcagagGAAAATTTCTATTTGTAACACCTGTGTAACACCGCTAACATGGCAGACataagcctttttttttatatagttgaTGTTATATGCATATCAATAACTGTCATGTCAATGGTGTTATGTGGGTATTACACTTGGGATGATATGAGTAGTAGGACTACTTTTAAAAATCAACATTAATGCAATATTGTGTGGAGGTCCAAATCATTTTAAGTGGCCCAGCACAGCACCCTGGGCATTTGGTATTTCCTAAGTTTCTTTAACTCTTTCTAGACATTGATGGAGCATATTTTGGAACCACATTTCCTCACCTCTTCTTGATGACTTATGGGCACCTGAAGCCTCAAAAGGCGTTACTGAGCTATGTTCCAAGAGTGTTTGGGTTCAAGATTCACAAGCCATGATGCAGGAATTCCAAGCTTCAATTGGGCTAGCATTGCTTAGcttctgttttggactattgCCCTAAGAAATAGATGGACTTCACACTTACAGCTTCCTCTATTCTGTAAGTTTTTGAAAGTAACTGTAAAGCCATTGGCAACCACGTGAAGCAAGTATTCAGTTTTCAATTTAGCTGTGCTTATCAGCGATCTTCTCTAATGCTTTGTACTTTTTGGTAGTGTAGGTATTGAAATGGTTCTGtagttgatttcttttttttttggattattcCTTCCTTGCTTTCTCCTTTCCTGTCATAAGCTTAGTACCGTGATTGTTGGTAGTTAAAAGGTTAGCCACTAATTCCATGATCCTCTCCAATGACCAGATTTATCATgttatattctattatttccTGTCATAAGCTTTAGCCTTAGTACCGTGATTGTGTTTCTGTTAGgcccccgtttggatagtgaaatgagatgagatagttttagatgaaagttgaataaaatattgttaaaatattattttttaatattattattgttttgagatttgaaaaagttgaattgtttattatatgttgtGTAGGAATTTAGAAAaggtataatgatgagatgagatgaaaccatttgTCTCTTTTTTCGTTGTTTATAGTATTGCTCTTTAAACATTGTGCTTGTCAAACATATTGTACTGGAGGCGAGGGAAATAAAAGACATGACAAAACCTAGAAGTCTGCTCGTCAGTGTACATATTGCATGCATCCCAGGTTGCAAGAATGCAGATG from Juglans regia cultivar Chandler chromosome 2, Walnut 2.0, whole genome shotgun sequence carries:
- the LOC109019058 gene encoding putative casein kinase II subunit beta-4 isoform X3, with amino-acid sequence MYRERGVAGSRSEVGPVSDRKQRINDALDKQLERSSPSTSRTATLINGKDKSIFVAKPPPDQTDSLASNNFSDDSEGSDVSGSDGDDTSWISWFCNLRGNEFFCEVDDDYIQDDFNLCGLSSQVPYYDYALDLILDVESSHGDMFTEEQNELVESAAEMLYGLIHFRYILTSKGMTAMLEKYKNYDFGRCPRVYCCGQPCLPVGQSDIPRSSTVKIYCPRCEDIYYPRSKYQGNIDGAYFGTTFPHLFLMTYGHLKPQKALLSYVPRVFGFKIHKP
- the LOC109019058 gene encoding putative casein kinase II subunit beta-4 isoform X4, producing the protein MYRERGVAGSRSEVGPVSDRKQRINDALDKQLERSSPSTSRTATLINGKDKSIFVAKPPPDQTDSLASNNFSDDSEGSDVSGSDGDDTSWISWFCNLRGNEFFCEVDDDYIQDDFNLCGLSSQVPYYDYALDLILDVESSHGDMFTEEQNELVESAAEMLYGLIHFRYILTSKGMTAMLEKYKNYDFGRCPRVYCCGQPCLPVGQSDIPRSSTVKIYCPRCEDIYYPRSKYQDIDGAYFGTTFPHLFLMTYGHLKPQKALLSYVPRVFGFKIHKP
- the LOC109019058 gene encoding casein kinase II subunit beta-1-like isoform X2, translated to MYRERGVAGSRSEVGPVSDRKQRINDALDKQLERSSPSTSRTATLINGKDKSIFVAKPPPDQTDSLASNNFSDEESETDSEGSDVSGSDGDDTSWISWFCNLRGNEFFCEVDDDYIQDDFNLCGLSSQVPYYDYALDLILDVESSHGDMFTEEQNELVESAAEMLYGLIHFRYILTSKGMTAMLEKYKNYDFGRCPRVYCCGQPCLPVGQSDIPRSSTVKIYCPRCEDIYYPRSKYQDIDGAYFGTTFPHLFLMTYGHLKPQKALLSYVPRVFGFKIHKP
- the LOC109019058 gene encoding casein kinase II subunit beta-1-like isoform X1 → MYRERGVAGSRSEVGPVSDRKQRINDALDKQLERSSPSTSRTATLINGKDKSIFVAKPPPDQTDSLASNNFSDEESETDSEGSDVSGSDGDDTSWISWFCNLRGNEFFCEVDDDYIQDDFNLCGLSSQVPYYDYALDLILDVESSHGDMFTEEQNELVESAAEMLYGLIHFRYILTSKGMTAMLEKYKNYDFGRCPRVYCCGQPCLPVGQSDIPRSSTVKIYCPRCEDIYYPRSKYQGNIDGAYFGTTFPHLFLMTYGHLKPQKALLSYVPRVFGFKIHKP